The Stigmatopora argus isolate UIUO_Sarg chromosome 23, RoL_Sarg_1.0, whole genome shotgun sequence genome contains a region encoding:
- the LOC144068758 gene encoding ADP-ribosylation factor GTPase-activating protein 3-like: protein MTHPSKQDICAIFKRLRSIPTNKVCFDCSAKNPSWASITYGVFLCIDCSGTHRSLGVHLSFIRSTELDFNWSWYQLRCMQVGGNASAVSFFNRHGGLDGAANVKYNSRAAQLYRDKIKTQATQATKSHGTELWLDSQGSAPCASAEEKHVDFFSFHTLDIPENMAKMSLSTVESATGRKEEENGNPEDGPSVDMLSASPKANAEPLSLLKKKPGPAKKTMAAKKGGLGAQKVSSQSFNELEKKAQAADKLRHKEQNASGDMKSKAQTVESIAPSMRLAYKDLDEQRKKDEQKLKSLDGKKREQAERLGMGLGVRSGVSHSITSDMHTIEQERPLASRTSKGTRFVEDDDDEDVGSFSKGWNKKPEPDFFLTSAITSLDERPATRSKVEPGPPLDTGDARKKFGEDVKAISSDMYFGKQDGGEYDAKTRLESLAGSSAISSADLFADQKKQTASSYRLTNVLPRAPDMTQLKMGVRNVAGKLSVMASGVVNTIQDHYSS from the exons ATGACGCACCCCAGCAAACAAGACATTTGTGCCATATTCAAGCGACTTCGCTCAATTCCTACAAATAAG GTTTGTTTTGACTGCTCAGCTAAAAACCCCAGTTGGGCCAGCATCACATATGGCGTGTTTCTATGTATAGACTGTTCTGGGACACACAGGTCTCTCGGGGTACACTTGTCTTTCATCCG GTCTACAGAGCTGGATTTTAACTGGTCTTGGTACCAGCTGAGGTGCATGCAAGTGGGTGGCAACGCAAGTGCG GTGTCATTCTTCAACCGGCACGGTGGCTTGGACGGAGCCGCCAACGTTAAATACAACAGCCGCGCCGCACAACTGTATAGAGATAAGATCAAGACACAAGCTACGCAAGCCACCAAAAGCCATGGCACCGAG CTGTGGTTGGACAGTCAGGGTTCTGCGCCATGTGCATCAGCTGAGGAGAAGCATGTGGATTTCTTCAGTTTCCATACACTG GATATTCCAGaaaatatggccaaaatgagcctCAGCACTGTGGAATCAGCGACTGGGCGGAAAGAAGAGGAAAACG GTAACCCGGAGGATGGCCCTAGCGTGGACATGCTAAGTGCTTCCCCCAAGGCCAATGCAG AACCTTTGTCTCTTCTGAAGAAGAAACCAGGCCCCGCCAAGAAAACG ATGGCTGCCAAAAAAGGTGGTCTGGGGGCTCAGAAAGTGAGCAGTCAGAGCTTCAACGAGCTGGAAAAGAAAGCACAAGCTGCAGACAAGCTCCGGCACAAGGAACAGAATGCGAGCGGCGACATGAAGAGCAAGGCTCAAACTGTCGAGTCCAT TGCGCCGTCCATGCGTCTGGCCTACAAAGACCTGGACGAACAGAGGAAAAAGGATGAGCAGAAGCTGAAGAGTCTGGATGGGAAGAAGCGTGAGCAAGCGGAGAGACTCGGAATGGGACTTGGCGTCAGAAG TGGAGTGTCTCACTCCATCACATCAGACATGCACACTATCGAGCAAGAGCGCCCCCTGGCGTCTCGAACTAGCAAGGGAACCCGTTTTGTTGAGGATGACGACGATGAAGACGTCGGAAGCTTCAGCAAAGG ATGGAATAAGAAACCCGAACCGGACTTCTTCTTGACGTCCGCCATCACCTCACTAGATGAAAG GCCCGCCACACGCAGTAAAGTGGAACCAGGACCGCCCTTAGACACCGGAGACGCTCGCAAAAAGTTTGGCGAGGACGTCAAAGCCATCTCGTCCGACATGTACTTTGGAAAACAGGACGGCGGCGAG TACGATGCCAAAACGCGCCTGGAGAGTCTCGCCGGGAGTTCGGCTATAAGTTCTGCAGACTTGTTCGCCGATCAAAAGAAGCAGACAG CTAGCTCGTACCGCCTGACCAACGTGCTGCCCAGGGCTCCTGACATGACGCAGCTGAAAATGGGAGTGCGTAACGTCGCCGGGAAATTATCGGTCATGGCAAGTGGCGTGGTCAACACCATCCAG gaCCACTACAGCTCTTGA
- the ikbip gene encoding inhibitor of nuclear factor kappa-B kinase-interacting protein isoform X2 — protein sequence MPAEVKQRKKKLSEEITPGSANKQENIKVKPENVSTPTKTSSLDFKCILCALSLSMCVSLSWIVLQQNSRFSIMEEKFALLYGKTSRLSVMEEQVEKVSKKCESVHLTLDQLGARQDVARANLNILQQDVGRLKEWASDLSAERSELRANVEKLSGAVNQIEARASTVARDFANKVASVRTDLRRTDGLRSELETLLAQVSELEERASRAERTTAGRIGDVLAGSIERVAEVRAASERNVRSLERLGRRLTELDAADRGASERLRELESGRARLVRTVSFASELKPKVSAVKKDFRAMEPRLDDLTFRIGSLAEELGKREVDIGQLRHALDQLASAETDASVVSEQEPVLAEGL from the exons ATGCCCGCTGAAGTGAAgcagagaaagaaaaagttAAGTGAAGAAATCACTCCTGGTAGTGCtaacaaacaagaaaatataaaagtgaaacctgaaaatgtcagcACGCCTACCAAAACGTCGAGTTTGGACTTCAAATGTATCCTGTGCGCCCTGTCACTTTCCATGTGTGTGTCACTAAGCTG GATCGTGCTGCAGCAGAATTCCAGGTTCTCCATAATGGAGGAAAAATTCGCACTCTTGTACGGAAAGACGTCACGTTTGTCCGTTATGGAGGAGCAAGTTGAGAAGGTGTCTAAAAAA TGCGAGAGTGTGCACCTGACGCTGGACCAACTAGGCGCTCGTCAAGATGTTGCGCGGGCCAACTTGAACATTCTCCAGCAGGACGTGGGCCGACTGAAGGAGTGGGCGTCCGACTTGAGTGCCGAGCGCTCCGAGCTGCGGGCCAACGTGGAAAAGCTCAGTGGCGCCGTCAACCAGATCGAGGCCCGCGCCTCGACCGTCGCTCGGGATTTTGCGAACAAA GTGGCGTCCGTGAGAACCGATCTACGGCGCACCGACGGCCTGCGCTCGGAGCTGGAGACCCTCCTGGCGCAGGTGTCGGAATTGGAGGAGCGGGCGTCCCGGGCCGAGCGAACCACAGCGGGTCGCATCGGCGACGTGCTAGCCGGCAGCATCGAACGTGTGGCCGAGGTCCGGGCTGCGTCCGAGCGCAACGTGCGGTCCCTGGAACGGCTAGGGCGGCGTCTCACCGAGCTGGACGCCGCCGACCGCGGCGCCTCGGAGCGGCTGCGGGAGCTGGAGAGCGGCCGAGCCCGCCTGGTCCGCACGGTCAGCTTCGCCTCGGAACTCAAACCCAAAGTAAGCGCCGTCAAGAAGGACTTCAGGGCGATGGAGCCGCGCCTGGATGACCTCACGTTCCGAATAGGGAGCTTGGCTGAGGAACTGGGGAAGAGAGAGGTGGACATTGGCCAGCTCCGACACGCCCTGGACCAACTCGCGTCTGCGGAAACGGACGCAAGTGTCGTAAGTGAACAGGAACCGGTTTTAGCGGAAGGTCTTTGA
- the ikbip gene encoding inhibitor of nuclear factor kappa-B kinase-interacting protein isoform X1 translates to MPAEVKQRKKKLSEEITPGSANKQENIKVKPENVSTPTKTSSLDFKCILCALSLSMCVSLSWIVLQQNSRFSIMEEKFALLYGKTSRLSVMEEQVEKVSKKLAASEDDYRAALTTVSVASELQRDVSELRAAIESLRAEGGSASSDLQAINARFLNATETWQERMAAAVSELTALKAESGEARGEAAERVNEVERRARQLGEKLEELEDSTRRNVRAMVHAEEEDTKRAQAQLDWNTGQIQKMDENVNRLARQEEELDALLREYLPRVKECEEQLPLVEEALRSVVKLGAELSGTERRLEDVTLQVFSAEDNMLKTLNQIVSMRKEMDTLKARGSILKMKSELEVVREAVHELTMVLRGGQEDEEEEPDEEWEEPQNDAIVISY, encoded by the exons ATGCCCGCTGAAGTGAAgcagagaaagaaaaagttAAGTGAAGAAATCACTCCTGGTAGTGCtaacaaacaagaaaatataaaagtgaaacctgaaaatgtcagcACGCCTACCAAAACGTCGAGTTTGGACTTCAAATGTATCCTGTGCGCCCTGTCACTTTCCATGTGTGTGTCACTAAGCTG GATCGTGCTGCAGCAGAATTCCAGGTTCTCCATAATGGAGGAAAAATTCGCACTCTTGTACGGAAAGACGTCACGTTTGTCCGTTATGGAGGAGCAAGTTGAGAAGGTGTCTAAAAAA CTCGCCGCCTCCGAGGATGACTATCGGGCGGCGCTCACCACCGTCTCCGTGGCGAGCGAACTCCAGCGGGACGTTTCCGAACTGCGCGCCGCCATCGAGTCGCTCCGAGCCGAGGGCGGTTCGGCGTCGAGCGACCTGCAAGCGATCAACGCTCGCTTTCTCAACGCGACCGAGACGTGGCAGGAGCGCATGGCCGCCGCCGTCTCCGAGCTCACCGCCCTCAAGGCCGAGTCCGGGGAAGCCCGCGGCGAGGCTGCGGAGCGGGTCAACGAGGTCGAGCGGCGGGCCCGGCAGCTCGGTGAGAAATTGGAGGAGCTGGAGGACAGCACCAGGAGGAACGTACGAGCCATGGTGCACGCTGAGGAGGAAGACACAAAGCGGGCGCAGGCACAGCTTGACTGGAACACGGGTCAGATCCAAAAAATGGATGAGAATGTCAACAGGCTGGCACGCCAGGAGGAGGAGCTGGACGCCCTGCTGCGGGAGTACCTGCCAAGGGTAAAGGAGTGTGAGGAGCAACTCCCCCTGGTGGAGGAGGCCCTGCGCTCTGTGGTCAAGCTGGGAGCCGAGCTAAGTGGAACAGAGAGGCGCTTGGAAGACGTGACGCTGCAGGTCTTCTCCGCTGAGGACAACATGTTGAAGACACTCAACCAGATTGTCTCCATGCGCAAAGAAATGGACACCCTGAAGGCACGCGGCAGCATCCTGAAAATGAAGAGCGAACTGGAAGTGGTGCGCGAAGCCGTGCATGAACTCACCATGGTGCTCAGGGGTGGGCAggaagatgaggaagaggagccCGATGAAGAGTGGGAAGAGCCTCAGAATGATGCCATAGTGATTTCATACtaa
- the ckap4 gene encoding cytoskeleton-associated protein 4: protein MTAKNRQKSHAGEKAPAAAAAPAPVQKEEKKPQKSNGVSGSAAAHGQARSSGKKNQTHTAAATTGGGGGSKSNNKSGKSCMGTVCSVLFYAAMIGGAGLAAFHLQKVVEEIRQTSAKHAQSAQISDELGGKVESVVQQVASLKDAVANLESSLRATRTEVAGAMARISRGGEETRRVEETLQKLQKDLLRELSEGMGEVKEARERDFSSLETTVEQRLEEVSRSVRASVAEFTEAQGEARDQLADLEARLGGIEDPAAVKQELAAIVDVVAEIKEAKQGADSVAASVREQIQKVREELQTRSQEVESISQEVESVRSLVQDTVGNLKLSVSGSEAQVQALGDRTGVLESSLERATDEVRAVKSQLGEAEARIRASEESSDSVNAKVESLLSQLDASESAAVPGKEVVALSENLAALRASVEAVEGVQDSLTATDSLAAGRLAELERMVAATAEEHATQLEEQRQAIDSVRAALDETARTLAELSEGPVGQTQEEEEE, encoded by the exons ATGACGGCAAAGAACCGACAAAAGAGTCACGCTGGCGAGAaggcccccgccgccgccgctgccccTGCGCCTGTgcagaaagaagaaaagaagccccagaaaagcaacgGGGTGAGCGGCTCCGCGGCAGCCCACGGGCAGGCACGTAGTTCCGGGAAGAAGAACCAAACCcacaccgccgccgccaccaccggcggcgggggcggcagCAAAAGCAACAACAAGAGCGGAAAAAGCTGCATGGGCACCGTATGCTCCGTGCTCTTCTACGCGGCCATGATCGGAGGCGCCGGCCTGGCCGCCTTCCACTTGCAGAAGGTGGTCGAGGAGATCCGCCAGACGAGCGCAAAACACGCACAAAGCGCACAAATCAGCGACGAACTGGGCGGCAAAGTGGAAAGTGTCGTTCAACAG GTGGCATCTCTGAAGGATGCAGTGGCCAATCTGGAGTCTTCATTGCGTGCAACCCGCACAGAGGTGGCGGGCGCCATGGCCAGGATCTCACGGGGCGGCGAGGAGACTAGACGGGTGGAGGAGACCCTTCAAAAGCTGCAGAAAGACCTCCTCCGGGAGCTCTCCGAGGGCATGGGTGAAGTCAAGGAGGCCCGCGAGCGCGACTTCTCCTCCCTGGAGACGACGGTGGAGCAGCGTCTGGAGGAGGTGAGCCGCTCGGTGCGCGCCAGCGTGGCCGAGTTCACCGAGGCGCAGGGCGAGGCGCGCGACCAGTTGGCCGATCTGGAAGCCCGGCTGGGCGGGATCGAAGACCCCGCCGCTGTCAAGCAGGAGCTGGCCGCCATCGTGGACGTGGTCGCCGAGATCAAGGAGGCGAAACAGGGCGCCGACTCGGTGGCCGCGTCCGTCAGGGAGCAGATCCAAAAGGTGAGGGAGGAGCTTCAAACGCGCAGCCAGGAAGTGGAGTCCATCTCCCAGGAAGTGGAATCCGTCCGGTCGCTGGTGCAAGACACGGTGGGAAACCTCAAGCTGTCCGTGTCCGGCTCCGAGGCGCAAGTCCAAGCCCTCGGGGACCGAACCGGCGTGCTGGAAAGCAGCTTGGAGCGTGCCACCGATGAGGTCCGCGCCGTGAAAAGCCAGCTCGGCGAGGCGGAAGCCCGCATCAGAGCCTCGGAGGAGAGCTCGGATTCCGTCAATGCCAAGGTGGAGTCGCTCCTCTCCCAGCTGGACGCCAGTGAAAGCGCCGCCGTCCCCGGTAAGGAGGTGGTGGCGCTGAGCGAAAACCTGGCGGCGCTGCGGGCCAGCGTGGAGGCTGTGGAGGGGGTGCAGGACTCGCTGACCGCCACCGACTCCCTGGCGGCGGGGCGGCTGGCGGAGCTGGAGAGGATGGTGGCCGCGACGGCTGAAGAGCATGCCACCCAGCTGGAGGAGCAGCGGCAAGCGATCGACTCCGTGCGGGCGGCCCTAGACGAGACCGCCCGCACGCTGGCGGAATTGTCCGAGGGGCCCGTCGGCCAGacgcaagaagaagaagaagaatag
- the ikbip gene encoding inhibitor of nuclear factor kappa-B kinase-interacting protein isoform X3 — protein sequence MPAEVKQRKKKLSEEITPGSANKQENIKVKPENVSTPTKTSSLDFKCILCALSLSMCVSLSWIVLQQNSRFSIMEEKFALLYGKTSRLSVMEEQVEKVSKKCESVHLTLDQLGARQDVARANLNILQQDVGRLKEWASDLSAERSELRANVEKLSGAVNQIEARASTVARDFANKVASVRTDLRRTDGLRSELETLLAQVSELEERASRAERTTAGRIGDVLAGSIERVAEVRAASERNVRSLERLGRRLTELDAADRGASERLRELESGRARLVRTVSFASELKPKGAWLRNWGRERWTLASSDTPWTNSRLRKRTQVS from the exons ATGCCCGCTGAAGTGAAgcagagaaagaaaaagttAAGTGAAGAAATCACTCCTGGTAGTGCtaacaaacaagaaaatataaaagtgaaacctgaaaatgtcagcACGCCTACCAAAACGTCGAGTTTGGACTTCAAATGTATCCTGTGCGCCCTGTCACTTTCCATGTGTGTGTCACTAAGCTG GATCGTGCTGCAGCAGAATTCCAGGTTCTCCATAATGGAGGAAAAATTCGCACTCTTGTACGGAAAGACGTCACGTTTGTCCGTTATGGAGGAGCAAGTTGAGAAGGTGTCTAAAAAA TGCGAGAGTGTGCACCTGACGCTGGACCAACTAGGCGCTCGTCAAGATGTTGCGCGGGCCAACTTGAACATTCTCCAGCAGGACGTGGGCCGACTGAAGGAGTGGGCGTCCGACTTGAGTGCCGAGCGCTCCGAGCTGCGGGCCAACGTGGAAAAGCTCAGTGGCGCCGTCAACCAGATCGAGGCCCGCGCCTCGACCGTCGCTCGGGATTTTGCGAACAAA GTGGCGTCCGTGAGAACCGATCTACGGCGCACCGACGGCCTGCGCTCGGAGCTGGAGACCCTCCTGGCGCAGGTGTCGGAATTGGAGGAGCGGGCGTCCCGGGCCGAGCGAACCACAGCGGGTCGCATCGGCGACGTGCTAGCCGGCAGCATCGAACGTGTGGCCGAGGTCCGGGCTGCGTCCGAGCGCAACGTGCGGTCCCTGGAACGGCTAGGGCGGCGTCTCACCGAGCTGGACGCCGCCGACCGCGGCGCCTCGGAGCGGCTGCGGGAGCTGGAGAGCGGCCGAGCCCGCCTGGTCCGCACGGTCAGCTTCGCCTCGGAACTCAAACCCAAA GGAGCTTGGCTGAGGAACTGGGGAAGAGAGAGGTGGACATTGGCCAGCTCCGACACGCCCTGGACCAACTCGCGTCTGCGGAAACGGACGCAAGTGTCGTAA